Proteins encoded together in one bacterium window:
- the rsmI gene encoding 16S rRNA (cytidine(1402)-2'-O)-methyltransferase, whose translation MTGKLYIVSTPIGNLKDISLRAIETLNEVDFILCEDTRVTSVLLKQYNIIKQLISFNAVSESKKIPPIIERLKLGQSYALVSDSGTPAISDPGIRLISEAIKNNIEVSPIPGATALIAALTISGLPTDSFVFEGFLPQKKGRQKKLQGLSEEERTIVLYESSHRIEKLIDELVAYFPSRYVVISRELTKKFEETWRGFPAELKEKMNEKTIKGEFVVVIANKEWKSF comes from the coding sequence TGCAATTGAAACACTTAATGAAGTAGATTTTATTTTATGTGAAGATACCCGCGTTACATCTGTGCTTCTTAAACAGTACAATATCATAAAGCAGCTGATATCTTTTAATGCGGTAAGTGAATCAAAAAAAATCCCTCCAATAATTGAGAGACTAAAGTTAGGACAAAGCTATGCATTAGTTTCCGACTCTGGTACGCCAGCAATTTCAGATCCGGGAATTCGATTAATTTCCGAAGCAATAAAAAATAACATTGAGGTATCACCGATTCCCGGAGCAACCGCTTTAATCGCCGCATTAACAATCAGCGGACTTCCGACAGATTCTTTTGTATTTGAAGGATTTCTTCCTCAAAAAAAAGGAAGACAAAAAAAACTGCAAGGACTTTCTGAAGAAGAAAGAACAATTGTTTTATATGAATCCTCTCATAGAATTGAGAAGTTGATCGATGAATTAGTTGCATACTTCCCTTCCCGATATGTAGTTATATCACGAGAGCTGACAAAAAAATTTGAAGAAACCTGGCGCGGTTTTCCAGCTGAATTAAAAGAGAAGATGAACGAGAAAACAATTAAGGGAGAATTTGTTGTGGTGATTGCTAATAAAGAGTGGAAATCATTTTAA